Proteins from a genomic interval of Corynebacterium freiburgense:
- a CDS encoding gamma carbonic anhydrase family protein: MEPLILAYQGKTPRIHKDAWIAPNATIIGDVEIGPDSSVFYGCVLRGDVAPIRIGARTNIQDNCTVHVDGDAPCTIGNDVTVGHMALLHGTTVGNGTLVGMKSTLLSHSIVGEGSLIAAGAVVLEGQEIPARHLAAGIPAKVRRELTSEQSAAFIPHAARYIKTAHNQSDQALSLAEVTVFNGSV; encoded by the coding sequence ATGGAACCTCTAATCCTCGCTTACCAAGGAAAAACTCCGCGTATCCACAAAGATGCTTGGATTGCGCCAAATGCCACGATTATTGGTGACGTGGAGATCGGCCCGGATTCCAGTGTGTTTTATGGTTGCGTGCTACGTGGTGATGTAGCGCCAATCCGTATCGGTGCTCGTACTAATATTCAGGACAATTGTACGGTCCATGTGGATGGGGATGCTCCATGCACTATCGGAAATGACGTTACCGTGGGGCATATGGCACTTCTCCACGGCACAACGGTTGGTAATGGCACATTGGTAGGGATGAAGTCAACGCTGCTTTCGCATTCCATTGTGGGGGAAGGTTCGTTGATTGCAGCTGGTGCGGTCGTTTTGGAGGGGCAGGAGATTCCAGCACGTCATTTGGCGGCTGGAATCCCCGCAAAGGTCCGCAGGGAATTAACATCTGAGCAATCAGCGGCGTTTATTCCACATGCTGCTCGCTACATTAAGACGGCGCACAACCAAAGTGATCAAGCACTCAGT
- a CDS encoding DNA-3-methyladenine glycosylase, translating to MIDFTEAPDIVAPKLLGCILSFGGVSIRITEVEAYLGREDEASHAYPGKTQRNEAMFGPPGRIYVYNSYGIHKAGNIVCWPADRPGAVLLRAGEVIRGVDIALRRRGNIHPTSRLAQGPGNFGKALGLLIEHNHKPVVCSKQSKPGSFTLIEPEDVPEYVTGRRIGITKNPEPKWRFWIPDDPTVSRTRSTT from the coding sequence ATGATCGACTTCACTGAAGCGCCGGATATCGTTGCTCCAAAACTACTTGGATGCATATTGAGTTTTGGAGGTGTAAGCATCCGCATCACCGAAGTTGAAGCTTATCTCGGCCGCGAAGACGAAGCCTCCCATGCATACCCTGGCAAAACCCAAAGAAACGAAGCAATGTTCGGCCCACCTGGGAGGATCTATGTATATAACTCTTACGGAATCCACAAAGCCGGCAATATTGTGTGCTGGCCAGCCGACCGCCCAGGGGCGGTTCTGCTGCGTGCAGGTGAAGTCATCCGTGGTGTAGATATTGCTTTACGACGCCGCGGTAATATCCACCCCACCAGCCGCCTCGCCCAAGGACCAGGGAACTTCGGCAAAGCCCTTGGATTGCTAATCGAGCACAATCACAAGCCAGTAGTTTGTTCCAAGCAATCTAAACCAGGCTCTTTTACTCTTATTGAGCCAGAAGACGTGCCTGAATACGTCACTGGCCGAAGAATTGGAATTACCAAAAACCCAGAACCAAAATGGCGCTTCTGGATCCCAGACGATCCAACAGTGTCTAGGACACGTAGTACTACCTAA
- a CDS encoding nitroreductase family protein, with the protein MSLTVAEAIASRRATRKYLDKEIPEAVLDRVVEQALEAPSAFNLQLRDLVVVRDAGIKQALFEASNQRQFLDAPVVLISVARAEAFPDDVKEILPTERLNMIAGWQETKTPEKLREAALKDAMLVSGFALLAAQAEGLATSPTTGWDEEKVKAAIGIGGRADRAIGMVIAVGYPDEAPQHPGRQSNRRVENRY; encoded by the coding sequence ATGTCTTTAACCGTTGCGGAAGCAATTGCCAGCAGGCGAGCTACACGTAAATACTTGGATAAAGAAATTCCCGAAGCTGTACTTGATCGTGTTGTTGAACAGGCTTTGGAAGCGCCGAGTGCGTTTAATTTGCAGCTAAGAGATTTAGTGGTTGTTCGCGATGCCGGAATCAAACAAGCACTGTTTGAAGCGTCAAATCAACGTCAATTTCTCGACGCCCCGGTGGTGCTGATTTCAGTTGCTCGCGCCGAAGCATTTCCTGATGACGTAAAAGAAATTCTTCCCACAGAACGTTTGAATATGATTGCTGGTTGGCAAGAAACAAAAACCCCTGAAAAGCTACGGGAGGCGGCACTAAAAGATGCAATGCTAGTTTCTGGTTTTGCGCTTCTTGCAGCTCAGGCCGAAGGGTTAGCAACAAGTCCAACGACTGGTTGGGATGAAGAAAAGGTAAAAGCCGCGATTGGTATAGGTGGTCGTGCGGATCGCGCCATTGGAATGGTGATTGCCGTGGGGTATCCAGATGAGGCGCCGCAGCATCCAGGGCGTCAGTCGAATCGTCGTGTAGAGAACCGGTACTAG